The following coding sequences lie in one Microvirga sp. 17 mud 1-3 genomic window:
- a CDS encoding ABC transporter substrate-binding protein, with translation MTPTFRTAKALLAAGALTVALAAPALAQQADPKWDAWLQKSQLGPYQKNENWDEVVANAKKEGEVVVYSSTGTMMKVAEDFAKFYPEIKVKAYDLGSEKTIEKVVREHQAGVYAADVVYSGGTEQMVFDLLPNHRIVNYVPSYLTDKIPAEHREPLLTHVIEAYGIFYNSEAYPQPPIKSIWELTEPQWKGRFSMKSPAGSLTTLMTLAAIVEHSDEMQKAYEEHYGKKLELSSGVENAGYEFLHRLIGNDIVISDNSSKIATAVGLRGQAKPPMAFSVIHYLTKNQSDNYANAIPYDLKPSALYSYPTYVTIAGQAPHPNAAKLFVAFLMGSKDLNLSSELKPPFRSGKSLELLQGMAAFYQIGTFSPRTDVPAPPHSEMWPKAKKLTASPEFVRDNIAKISDFWMAETSR, from the coding sequence ATGACACCGACATTCCGCACCGCCAAAGCCCTGCTCGCAGCCGGTGCCCTGACCGTCGCCCTGGCGGCGCCCGCCCTGGCACAGCAGGCTGATCCCAAATGGGATGCCTGGCTGCAGAAGAGCCAGCTCGGGCCCTATCAGAAGAACGAGAACTGGGACGAGGTCGTCGCCAACGCCAAGAAGGAAGGCGAGGTCGTCGTCTATTCGTCGACCGGCACCATGATGAAGGTGGCCGAGGACTTCGCGAAGTTCTATCCGGAGATCAAGGTCAAGGCCTACGACCTCGGGTCGGAGAAGACCATCGAGAAGGTCGTGCGCGAGCATCAGGCCGGCGTCTATGCGGCGGACGTCGTCTATTCGGGCGGCACCGAGCAGATGGTGTTCGATCTCCTGCCCAATCACCGCATCGTCAATTACGTACCGTCCTACCTGACGGACAAGATCCCGGCCGAACACCGCGAGCCCCTGCTGACGCACGTGATCGAGGCCTACGGCATCTTCTACAATTCGGAAGCCTATCCACAGCCGCCCATCAAGAGCATCTGGGAGCTCACCGAGCCGCAATGGAAGGGCCGCTTCTCCATGAAGTCGCCGGCCGGCTCTCTCACCACGCTTATGACGCTCGCGGCCATCGTCGAGCATTCCGACGAAATGCAGAAGGCCTATGAAGAGCATTACGGCAAGAAGCTCGAGCTCTCGTCCGGGGTCGAGAATGCCGGTTACGAGTTCCTGCACCGCCTGATCGGCAACGACATCGTGATTTCCGACAACAGCTCGAAGATCGCGACCGCCGTCGGCCTGCGCGGGCAGGCCAAGCCGCCGATGGCCTTCTCGGTCATCCACTATCTGACCAAGAACCAGAGCGACAATTACGCGAATGCGATCCCGTACGATCTGAAGCCGTCGGCCCTCTACTCCTACCCGACCTACGTGACCATCGCCGGGCAGGCGCCGCATCCGAATGCCGCGAAGCTCTTCGTGGCCTTCCTGATGGGCAGCAAGGACCTGAACCTTTCGTCCGAGCTGAAGCCGCCGTTCCGGTCCGGAAAATCCCTGGAGCTTCTGCAGGGTATGGCAGCCTTCTACCAGATCGGCACCTTCTCGCCGCGCACCGACGTTCCGGCGCCGCCGCACAGCGAGATGTGGCCGAAGGCCAAGAAGCTCACCGCGTCGCCTGAATTCGTGCGGGACAACATCGCGAAGATCAGCGACTTCTGGATGGCCGAGACGAGCCGATAA
- a CDS encoding iron ABC transporter permease, with the protein MTSSAAPAQIPSSVSPARALLSRLWHFLTQPERLLGMLLALILGALVLVPLFELIRETLTVQPYDRAYLPKAQPGEFTLFHYERVFAGRLSWAIFYKPFLNSLVTAFAATAICLTLGASLAWLIVRTNIPFRNFLHTLVMIPYMLPSWVMALAWITFFKNDRIGGASGAFAYFFGVQPPDWIAYGPLPIIICLSLHYYVYSYLSVSSSVTSVDSQLEEAGAMAGLSRIKQLLWITAPLLLPAIGSAVVMTFIRVVGSFGTPAVLGMPVRYYVLPTQIYAAMGTRNAGDGFLLALVLVVLACLFIFINQRLIGVRKSFVTLSGKGFRSKEIDLGPWRWPLFGLIMLLMIAAVAFPLVLLVLQSLIKTAGNYSLSNLTLHYWIGGGGEGIDQLQAALVDNGNIIDATWNSLKLSFLTAMTTGIFGFLIGYVVVRTRGSLTSRALELVAFLPYIFPALAFGAIYIGMFARPFGPIPALYGTFALLVLICSVKTLPFTSRTGIAALLQIDKSLEEAARVQGIGWLRRMMRIVVPIAAGGLLSGMLLSFISIMRELSLIILLVTPSTNVLAGVIYNYQNQDMPQLVGVATVLLVAIVIAVNLVVRALSKKARVGAA; encoded by the coding sequence ATGACGAGTTCGGCGGCGCCTGCGCAGATTCCATCGAGTGTTTCTCCCGCGAGAGCTCTCCTGAGCCGCCTCTGGCATTTCCTGACCCAGCCCGAACGCCTCCTCGGCATGCTGCTTGCTCTGATCCTCGGCGCGCTGGTCCTCGTGCCCCTGTTCGAGTTGATCCGCGAGACCCTTACGGTCCAACCTTACGACCGCGCCTACCTGCCTAAGGCGCAGCCGGGCGAGTTCACGCTTTTCCATTACGAGCGCGTCTTTGCCGGGCGCCTGTCCTGGGCGATCTTCTACAAGCCCTTCCTCAATTCGCTGGTGACGGCCTTTGCGGCCACGGCCATCTGCCTAACGCTCGGTGCAAGCCTCGCATGGCTGATCGTGCGCACGAATATCCCGTTCCGGAATTTCCTGCACACGCTGGTGATGATCCCCTACATGCTGCCGTCCTGGGTGATGGCTCTTGCGTGGATCACGTTCTTCAAGAACGACCGCATCGGTGGCGCATCCGGCGCCTTCGCGTATTTCTTCGGCGTCCAGCCGCCGGACTGGATCGCCTATGGGCCGCTGCCGATCATCATCTGCCTGTCGCTTCATTATTACGTCTATTCGTATCTGTCCGTCTCGAGCTCTGTAACGAGCGTCGACAGCCAGCTCGAAGAGGCGGGCGCGATGGCGGGTCTCTCGCGCATCAAGCAGCTTCTCTGGATCACCGCGCCCCTGCTCCTGCCGGCCATCGGCTCTGCCGTGGTGATGACCTTCATCCGCGTGGTCGGATCGTTCGGTACGCCCGCGGTTCTCGGAATGCCCGTGCGCTACTATGTGCTGCCGACGCAGATCTACGCCGCCATGGGAACGCGCAATGCCGGCGACGGCTTTCTGCTGGCGCTCGTTCTCGTGGTCCTGGCGTGCCTCTTCATTTTCATCAACCAGCGGCTCATCGGCGTTCGGAAGAGCTTCGTGACGCTCTCGGGCAAAGGCTTCCGCAGCAAGGAGATCGATCTCGGTCCCTGGCGCTGGCCGCTCTTCGGCCTCATCATGCTGCTTATGATCGCGGCGGTCGCATTCCCGCTCGTCCTCCTGGTCCTGCAATCGCTCATCAAGACGGCCGGCAATTACAGCCTCAGCAACCTGACCCTGCATTACTGGATCGGCGGAGGAGGCGAGGGGATCGACCAGCTGCAGGCGGCTCTGGTCGACAACGGGAACATCATCGACGCGACCTGGAACAGCCTCAAGCTGTCGTTCCTCACGGCCATGACGACAGGAATCTTCGGCTTCCTCATCGGCTATGTGGTGGTCAGGACACGCGGCTCCCTGACGTCCCGGGCCCTGGAGCTGGTGGCCTTCCTGCCATACATCTTCCCGGCGCTCGCCTTCGGGGCGATCTATATCGGCATGTTCGCCCGCCCGTTCGGGCCCATTCCGGCGCTTTACGGCACCTTCGCGCTGCTCGTGCTGATCTGTTCGGTCAAGACGCTGCCCTTCACGTCGCGCACGGGCATTGCGGCGCTCCTGCAGATCGACAAGTCCCTGGAGGAGGCTGCGCGCGTCCAGGGCATCGGCTGGCTCCGCCGTATGATGCGGATCGTCGTTCCCATCGCGGCCGGCGGCCTTCTCTCGGGCATGCTGCTCAGCTTCATCAGCATCATGCGGGAATTGTCGCTCATCATCCTGCTTGTCACGCCTTCGACCAATGTGCTCGCCGGCGTCATCTACAACTACCAGAACCAGGACATGCCTCAGCTCGTGGGCGTCGCAACCGTGTTGCTTGTCGCCATCGTGATCGCGGTCAACCTGGTCGTCCGCGCCTTGTCGAAAAAAGCGCGCGTCGGAGCGGCCTGA
- a CDS encoding ABC transporter ATP-binding protein, which translates to MAKTELLSVEDLKLTVARSGMDVVKGISFSVAPGEIVGIVGESGSGKTLAARAVMGLEPPAIRRTGGTIRFEGRDIAQLSPGELRKLRGARVGMVFQEPMTSLNPSMLIGRQLDEGLALHRKLSAEERRTLILDMLRRVGLKDPEGALKSYPHQFSGGMRQRIMLASVMLLQPALLIADEPTTALDALVQRDVLELMVELTRARGTAVLMISHDLAMVARYTDRIIVMQKGEIVEEGPTQDLLREPKDPYTRKLLTAMPHRLPARDIPDTAVPIVEIRNLVVEYGGRQGLLRKEAGKRVLHGIDLAIRPREVVALVGGSGSGKTTLGRAIAGLLNPTGGEIRFAGRSIVPGSEGWNDYRLNCQMVFQDPYSSLDPRMTIGALVREALRLVPNMSSREKTERVREVLNEVGLGGEYAERYPHELSGGQRQRVAIARAVVRRPAFVIADEPVSALDVTVRAQVLDLFADLQERHGFSCLFISHDLGVVEQVADRVIVMQDGQIAEQGTRDAVFDGPQHPYTKRLLSAIPILVRTEQDGVRLRWRDEEAAPGQEAEIARPGAYASRA; encoded by the coding sequence ATGGCCAAGACCGAACTTCTCAGCGTCGAGGACTTGAAGCTCACGGTGGCACGCAGCGGGATGGATGTCGTCAAGGGCATCAGCTTCTCGGTGGCGCCCGGCGAGATCGTCGGCATCGTGGGGGAATCCGGCAGCGGAAAGACCCTTGCGGCGCGCGCCGTCATGGGGCTCGAGCCACCGGCCATTCGCCGCACCGGCGGCACCATCCGGTTCGAAGGCCGGGATATCGCGCAGCTTTCCCCGGGTGAACTGAGGAAGCTGCGCGGGGCGCGCGTCGGCATGGTGTTCCAGGAGCCGATGACCTCCCTCAACCCGTCCATGCTCATCGGCCGGCAACTCGACGAGGGTCTGGCGCTTCACCGGAAGCTGAGTGCCGAGGAAAGACGGACGCTCATTCTCGACATGCTCCGCCGCGTCGGTCTCAAGGACCCGGAGGGGGCGCTGAAATCCTATCCCCACCAGTTCTCGGGAGGAATGCGCCAGCGCATCATGCTGGCCTCCGTGATGCTCCTGCAGCCGGCGCTCCTCATCGCCGACGAACCGACGACGGCGCTCGATGCCCTCGTGCAGCGGGACGTGCTGGAGCTGATGGTCGAGCTCACGCGGGCGCGGGGCACGGCCGTCCTCATGATCAGCCACGACCTTGCGATGGTGGCCCGCTATACGGACCGGATCATCGTGATGCAGAAGGGCGAGATCGTGGAGGAAGGGCCCACGCAGGACCTGCTGCGCGAGCCCAAGGACCCCTATACCCGCAAGCTCCTGACCGCGATGCCGCATCGCCTTCCGGCGCGGGATATTCCAGACACGGCGGTGCCCATCGTGGAAATCCGCAATCTCGTGGTCGAATACGGCGGCCGGCAGGGCCTCCTGCGCAAGGAGGCGGGCAAGCGGGTGCTGCACGGGATCGATCTCGCTATCCGACCGCGGGAGGTTGTGGCGCTGGTCGGCGGGTCGGGCTCCGGCAAAACGACCCTGGGCCGCGCGATCGCGGGGCTCCTCAACCCGACCGGCGGGGAGATCCGCTTTGCGGGACGCTCTATCGTACCCGGAAGCGAGGGCTGGAACGATTACCGCCTCAACTGCCAGATGGTGTTCCAGGATCCTTATTCCTCCCTAGATCCTCGGATGACCATCGGGGCGCTCGTCCGTGAGGCCCTGCGCCTCGTGCCGAATATGAGCAGCCGCGAAAAGACCGAGCGCGTCCGTGAGGTGCTGAACGAGGTCGGCCTCGGCGGCGAATATGCGGAGCGCTATCCGCACGAACTCTCGGGCGGCCAGCGCCAGCGCGTCGCCATTGCCCGCGCGGTTGTGCGCCGGCCTGCTTTCGTCATCGCGGACGAGCCCGTCTCGGCCCTCGACGTGACGGTGCGCGCGCAGGTGCTCGACCTCTTCGCGGACCTGCAGGAGCGGCACGGATTCTCGTGCCTCTTCATCAGTCACGATCTCGGCGTGGTTGAACAGGTCGCGGACCGGGTCATCGTCATGCAGGACGGGCAGATCGCCGAACAGGGGACGCGCGACGCCGTGTTCGATGGGCCACAGCATCCCTATACCAAGCGCCTTCTTTCGGCGATTCCGATCCTGGTGCGCACGGAACAGGATGGCGTGCGCCTGCGCTGGCGCGACGAGGAGGCCGCTCCGGGCCAAGAGGCCGAGATTGCTCGACCCGGGGCCTACGCGTCCCGCGCCTGA
- a CDS encoding ABC transporter permease: MKLPAPNTILGGAIVGVVILSALSGALWTPFDPLKINFAARLQPPGPVYWLGTDEFGRDVLSRLMAAAATSVWISLLTVTAAVVAGTALGVFAGYVRGWTDRILMAFNDALLAFPGILLALGLLAVIGANKYGIILALGLAYTPSVARVVRGTVLSLREKEFVEASRVMGNSEAFTMARHILPNCVAPLTVLATSMFGWVLLSESALSFLGLGVPPPAPTWGNMLASSRAFIAQAVWLGIFPGLCISLTLLGINLIGDALRDKLDPRMRGV; the protein is encoded by the coding sequence ATGAAACTACCAGCTCCCAACACGATCCTGGGTGGCGCGATCGTCGGTGTCGTCATTCTCAGCGCGCTCTCCGGTGCGCTCTGGACACCCTTCGATCCGCTCAAGATCAATTTCGCGGCCCGCCTGCAGCCGCCGGGGCCCGTCTACTGGCTCGGCACCGACGAATTCGGCCGCGATGTCTTAAGCCGTCTCATGGCGGCCGCGGCCACCAGCGTCTGGATCAGCCTCCTCACGGTCACGGCAGCCGTCGTGGCCGGCACGGCGCTCGGCGTCTTCGCGGGCTATGTGCGCGGCTGGACGGACCGCATCCTCATGGCCTTCAACGATGCGCTCCTGGCCTTCCCGGGCATCCTTCTGGCGCTCGGCCTGCTCGCCGTCATCGGCGCGAACAAGTACGGCATCATCCTGGCGCTCGGCCTGGCCTATACGCCCTCCGTGGCGCGCGTGGTGCGCGGCACCGTGCTGTCCCTGCGCGAGAAGGAATTCGTCGAGGCCTCACGGGTGATGGGCAATTCGGAGGCCTTCACGATGGCGCGGCACATCCTGCCCAATTGCGTCGCGCCGCTGACGGTGCTCGCCACCTCCATGTTCGGCTGGGTGCTCCTGTCCGAGAGCGCCCTGAGCTTCCTGGGGCTCGGCGTGCCGCCGCCCGCGCCCACCTGGGGTAATATGCTCGCCAGCAGCCGCGCCTTCATCGCCCAGGCCGTCTGGCTCGGCATCTTCCCTGGCCTGTGCATTTCGCTGACGCTTCTTGGCATCAACCTCATAGGCGATGCCCTGCGCGACAAGCTCGACCCGCGCATGCGAGGAGTGTGA
- a CDS encoding ABC transporter permease: MLRFALRRILMAVPTLLIMAVSVFVLIRLIPGDPASLMLGDLADPASLADLRQRLGLDQSLLVQFGIWFGNVLQGDLGNSITSSQPVLPLVLDRFWISARIVLVAVLFASAVAVPAGVIAAWRQNSTLDLALVGTATLLLSIPTFWLGLLLLLLFGLKLEWLPVVGYVSFTENPTAALLYIIMPVMTLFLHEMGVLIRMARASTLEVLRLDYITHARAKGLSESAVLWRHAFKNAFGPTWTLIGLVLGNLLGGIAVVETVFTIPGLGRLLVDSIFARDYPVIQGCLLFVAFVYVLVNLIVDLLYPVFDPRVTAE, translated from the coding sequence ATGCTGCGCTTCGCACTCAGACGGATCCTCATGGCCGTCCCGACCCTGCTCATCATGGCGGTTTCGGTGTTCGTCCTGATCCGTCTCATTCCGGGGGATCCGGCCTCCCTTATGCTCGGCGACCTCGCGGATCCCGCGAGTCTCGCCGACCTGCGGCAGCGTCTGGGTCTCGACCAGAGCCTTCTGGTTCAGTTCGGCATCTGGTTCGGCAATGTCCTGCAGGGCGATCTCGGCAACTCCATCACGTCAAGCCAGCCGGTTCTGCCGCTCGTGCTCGACAGGTTCTGGATCAGCGCCAGGATCGTGCTCGTGGCGGTTCTGTTCGCCAGTGCGGTCGCGGTTCCGGCCGGCGTAATCGCGGCCTGGCGGCAGAACAGCACCCTCGACCTGGCGTTGGTGGGTACGGCAACCCTGCTCCTGTCCATTCCCACATTCTGGCTTGGCCTTCTGCTTCTGCTGCTCTTCGGCCTGAAGCTCGAATGGCTGCCCGTCGTCGGCTATGTCTCCTTCACCGAGAACCCGACGGCAGCGCTTCTCTACATCATCATGCCGGTCATGACCCTGTTCCTCCACGAGATGGGCGTCCTGATCCGCATGGCGCGGGCGAGCACCCTCGAGGTGCTGCGGCTCGACTACATCACCCATGCCCGCGCGAAGGGGCTCTCCGAGAGCGCCGTGCTGTGGCGGCATGCCTTCAAGAACGCCTTCGGACCGACCTGGACCCTGATCGGCCTCGTCCTCGGCAACCTGCTCGGCGGCATCGCGGTGGTCGAGACGGTGTTCACGATCCCTGGCCTCGGGCGGCTTCTCGTCGATTCCATCTTCGCCCGCGACTACCCGGTCATCCAGGGATGCCTGCTCTTCGTAGCGTTCGTCTATGTGCTCGTGAATCTGATCGTCGATCTTCTCTATCCTGTCTTCGACCCGAGGGTGACTGCGGAATGA
- a CDS encoding ABC transporter substrate-binding protein has product MNKTIVAAFGAALVTAAPAAAQSVTVALNADIRSTNPGVNRDDNTDAVVLHMVEGLVGYRENGTVAPLLAESVSLSPDGKTYTFRLRKGVKFHNGADLTAEDVLWSWNRYMDPKTDWRCRSDFDGRSGLKVEKVEATDPLTVTMTLDRASALFLDSMARTDCGMTAILHKSSAKEDGSWDKPVGTGPFKFGEWRRGEFVTLTRFDEYQSPPGDKPDGLVGAKRTALPEVKFLVVPDASTVKAALVSGAVDVAQVLDTDVPELKKAANVEVGLFPSATKHTFLFQTRDPLLGNVKLRQAIAASIDMPQLVAAVSNGNGRPNNSAVAVTSAYYADAQRKGYTYDPAKAQQLLKEAGYKGEPIKIIANKRVHVPSFNAAVIAQAMMQAVGINAEIEVLEWATQLDRYNKGNYQMMSFSYSARLDPALSYEQFSGPKDKQPRKVWDDAETEVLITKASEISDQAERQKIFDELHRRQMEATPLIIFANGQEAWAHTKRVQGADPWEGKPRVWGARVVAN; this is encoded by the coding sequence ATGAATAAGACCATTGTGGCCGCGTTCGGGGCGGCGCTCGTGACGGCGGCTCCCGCTGCGGCTCAGTCCGTGACGGTGGCGCTCAACGCCGATATCCGCAGCACCAATCCTGGCGTGAACCGAGACGACAACACCGATGCGGTGGTGCTGCACATGGTGGAGGGGCTCGTCGGCTATAGGGAGAACGGGACCGTCGCGCCGCTTCTGGCCGAGTCCGTCAGCCTGTCGCCGGATGGAAAGACCTATACGTTCCGCCTTCGCAAGGGCGTGAAGTTCCACAACGGAGCGGATCTGACCGCCGAGGACGTTCTGTGGAGCTGGAACCGCTACATGGATCCCAAGACGGACTGGCGCTGCCGCTCTGATTTCGACGGCCGCTCCGGCCTGAAGGTCGAGAAGGTCGAGGCGACCGATCCTCTTACGGTCACCATGACCCTCGACCGCGCCAGCGCGCTCTTTCTCGATTCCATGGCGCGGACCGATTGCGGCATGACGGCGATCCTGCACAAGAGTTCGGCCAAGGAAGATGGGAGCTGGGACAAGCCGGTCGGCACGGGCCCGTTCAAGTTCGGCGAGTGGCGCCGCGGCGAGTTCGTGACCCTCACGCGCTTCGACGAATACCAGTCCCCGCCCGGGGACAAGCCGGACGGCCTTGTCGGAGCCAAGCGGACTGCTCTGCCGGAGGTGAAGTTCCTCGTGGTGCCTGACGCCTCCACCGTGAAGGCCGCGCTCGTCTCGGGCGCCGTCGATGTGGCACAGGTGCTCGACACCGACGTGCCGGAGCTGAAGAAAGCCGCGAATGTGGAGGTCGGCCTCTTCCCGTCGGCGACGAAGCACACCTTCCTGTTCCAGACCCGCGATCCGCTTCTCGGTAACGTGAAGCTGAGGCAGGCCATCGCGGCGTCCATCGACATGCCGCAGCTCGTGGCAGCGGTTTCGAACGGCAACGGCAGGCCCAACAACTCGGCCGTGGCCGTCACGTCGGCCTATTACGCCGACGCGCAGCGCAAGGGCTACACCTATGACCCTGCCAAGGCGCAGCAGCTCCTGAAGGAGGCCGGATACAAGGGCGAGCCGATCAAGATCATCGCCAACAAGCGCGTCCACGTGCCGAGCTTCAACGCGGCCGTGATCGCCCAGGCGATGATGCAGGCGGTCGGCATCAATGCGGAGATCGAAGTGCTCGAATGGGCGACCCAGCTCGATCGGTACAACAAGGGCAATTACCAGATGATGTCCTTCTCGTATTCGGCGCGCCTGGATCCTGCCCTGAGCTACGAGCAGTTCTCCGGCCCGAAGGACAAGCAGCCGCGCAAGGTGTGGGACGACGCGGAGACAGAGGTGCTGATCACGAAGGCGTCCGAAATCTCCGACCAGGCTGAACGCCAGAAGATCTTCGACGAGCTTCACCGGCGTCAGATGGAGGCAACGCCGCTCATCATCTTTGCCAATGGCCAGGAAGCCTGGGCCCACACGAAGCGCGTCCAGGGTGCGGATCCGTGGGAGGGCAAGCCCCGCGTCTGGGGTGCCCGCGTCGTGGCGAACTGA
- a CDS encoding hydrolase: MDIAQASPPPDGAGKVDRGRQIYDLGHTTVVASRSDPRFSYCLYVPPTLGQGDPPDLVVAMHGTGRAFMSYRDAFAEFGRWNNCVILCPLFPVGVLGDGNRDGFKYMQEGDIRYDRVLLSIVEEVGERYDLDVARFALFGYSGGGHFTHRFLMLHPDRLWAASVGAPGSVTLLDPTRDWWVGTRDVKERFGIDIDVKAMTRVPVQMIVGAADLETWEITHREGGRHWMPGANDAGRTRPERLDSLRRSFEAQGINVRFDLVPNVPHDGNRVVGHVQNFFADVLKNRRAGRNEKAEG; the protein is encoded by the coding sequence ATGGACATAGCTCAAGCCTCACCCCCGCCCGACGGGGCCGGCAAGGTCGACCGCGGCCGCCAGATCTACGATCTCGGCCACACCACGGTCGTGGCCAGCCGGAGCGATCCGCGCTTCTCCTATTGCCTCTACGTGCCACCGACCTTGGGGCAGGGCGATCCTCCGGATCTCGTCGTGGCCATGCACGGGACGGGGCGCGCCTTCATGTCCTACCGCGATGCCTTCGCGGAGTTCGGCCGCTGGAACAACTGCGTCATCCTCTGTCCGCTCTTCCCTGTCGGAGTGCTGGGCGACGGCAACCGGGACGGCTTCAAGTACATGCAGGAGGGCGATATCCGTTATGATCGGGTGCTCCTGTCCATCGTCGAGGAGGTCGGCGAGCGCTATGATCTTGACGTCGCGCGCTTCGCCCTTTTCGGCTATTCCGGCGGCGGCCACTTCACCCATCGGTTCCTCATGCTCCACCCGGACCGTCTCTGGGCAGCGTCCGTCGGCGCGCCCGGCTCGGTGACGCTGCTCGACCCGACTCGCGATTGGTGGGTCGGGACGCGGGATGTGAAGGAACGCTTCGGCATCGACATCGACGTGAAGGCCATGACGCGCGTTCCGGTGCAGATGATCGTCGGCGCCGCGGATCTCGAGACCTGGGAGATCACCCATCGGGAGGGCGGGCGCCACTGGATGCCCGGCGCCAACGATGCGGGGCGGACACGCCCCGAGCGCCTGGACAGCCTGCGCCGCTCTTTCGAGGCGCAGGGCATCAATGTGCGCTTCGATCTGGTGCCGAACGTGCCTCACGACGGCAATCGCGTCGTCGGGCATGTTCAGAATTTCTTTGCCGATGTCCTGAAGAACAGGCGGGCCGGACGGAATGAGAAAGCAGAGGGGTAG
- a CDS encoding GntR family transcriptional regulator, whose amino-acid sequence MTAKTDSSPASLVDIMARDIQAGVFTPGTWLKQIDLENRYGATRMDVRRALDQLATKRLVRHVPNRGYHVHALDDRQADEIRDVRVILETAAAESMVQSVNAADLRDLRRLAARFEELILTGTILEQYEANIAFHVRLLKLCTNRELVNVVTELRGRGPSAPATQWKTRARIEQSGREHFMMIDALEARDAEALRRVLAAHIRQTGMPVESEAQPPRSGEAEPDSRRVV is encoded by the coding sequence ATGACTGCCAAGACCGACAGTTCCCCCGCCAGCCTCGTCGACATCATGGCGCGCGACATCCAGGCCGGCGTCTTCACGCCGGGCACCTGGCTGAAGCAGATCGATCTCGAAAACCGTTACGGCGCAACCCGCATGGATGTGCGCCGGGCCCTCGACCAGCTGGCGACGAAGCGCCTGGTCCGCCATGTTCCGAACCGCGGCTACCACGTCCATGCCCTGGACGACCGGCAGGCGGACGAGATCCGCGATGTCCGGGTGATCCTCGAGACCGCAGCGGCGGAGAGCATGGTGCAAAGCGTCAATGCGGCCGACCTGCGAGACCTTCGCCGGCTCGCCGCCCGGTTCGAGGAGCTGATCCTGACCGGGACGATTCTCGAGCAATACGAGGCGAACATCGCGTTTCATGTGCGTCTCCTGAAGCTCTGCACCAACAGGGAACTGGTCAACGTCGTCACGGAGCTGCGTGGGCGCGGCCCCTCGGCGCCCGCAACGCAGTGGAAGACCCGGGCGCGCATCGAGCAGTCCGGCCGCGAGCATTTCATGATGATCGATGCGCTGGAGGCGCGGGATGCGGAGGCGCTCAGGCGTGTTCTGGCCGCTCACATCCGGCAGACGGGGATGCCCGTGGAATCCGAGGCTCAGCCTCCCCGGTCAGGAGAGGCTGAGCCCGATTCACGACGCGTCGTCTAG